In Neisseria dentiae, one DNA window encodes the following:
- the ispD gene encoding 2-C-methyl-D-erythritol 4-phosphate cytidylyltransferase, translating into MKRNIALIPAAGVGERFGAGKPKQYVEIHGKTVLQHTLDIFAAHPQITLAAVVLAPDDHTFQSAETAGFQTAPAKTVLLHCGGASRAETVRNGVNTLLERGLAAPGDNILVHDAARCCLPQAALSRLIDQAGSHPNGGILAVPVADTLKRSGSDGLIETTVPRSGLWQAQTPQLFPAALLQRALAAPDLGAVTDEASAVEMLGVRPLLVQGDSRNLKLTLPQDEYIVRLLLAEK; encoded by the coding sequence GTGAAACGCAACATCGCCTTAATCCCCGCCGCCGGCGTGGGGGAACGCTTCGGCGCAGGCAAGCCCAAGCAATATGTTGAAATCCACGGCAAAACCGTGTTGCAGCACACTCTCGACATCTTCGCCGCCCACCCGCAAATCACCTTGGCTGCCGTGGTGCTGGCGCCCGACGACCATACCTTCCAATCCGCCGAAACGGCAGGTTTCCAAACGGCCCCGGCCAAAACCGTTTTGCTGCATTGCGGCGGCGCAAGCCGCGCCGAAACGGTAAGAAACGGCGTGAACACCCTGCTCGAACGCGGCTTAGCCGCCCCGGGCGACAATATACTGGTGCACGATGCCGCACGCTGCTGCCTGCCCCAAGCTGCTCTCAGCCGCCTGATAGACCAGGCCGGCAGCCACCCCAACGGCGGCATTCTCGCCGTGCCTGTGGCCGACACCCTCAAACGCAGCGGTTCAGACGGCCTGATCGAAACCACCGTGCCCCGCAGCGGTTTGTGGCAGGCGCAAACCCCGCAGCTTTTCCCCGCCGCCCTGCTGCAACGCGCCCTGGCCGCGCCCGACCTCGGCGCAGTAACCGACGAAGCCTCAGCGGTGGAAATGCTGGGCGTCCGCCCCCTGCTGGTGCAGGGCGACAGCCGCAACTTAAAGCTGACGCTGCCGCAAGACGAATACATCGTGCGTCTGCTGCTGGCGGAAAAGTGA
- the dnaQ gene encoding DNA polymerase III subunit epsilon, with protein MNTRQIILDTETTGLYPNSGDRMVEFAGLEMVNRQLTRNTLHLYIHPDRDIPDEAAAVHGITLADLEEKNAPKFEQVGRQIADFLRGAELIIHNAKFDVGFLDMEFGRMGLPTVEELGCKVTDTLGMAREMFPGQKASLDALCTRFDVDRSKRVFHGALIDCELLGEVYLAMTRGQFDLMADHGGEAGGSYAAAKIQRPAHLKVLGANETELAAHEAYLDTLDKITEGKCVWRTEADA; from the coding sequence ATGAACACCCGCCAGATTATCCTTGACACCGAAACCACCGGCCTTTACCCCAACAGCGGCGACCGCATGGTCGAATTTGCCGGGCTGGAAATGGTTAACCGCCAGCTCACCCGCAACACCCTGCACCTTTATATCCACCCCGACCGCGATATTCCCGACGAAGCCGCCGCCGTCCACGGCATCACCCTGGCCGATTTGGAAGAAAAAAACGCGCCCAAATTCGAACAGGTCGGGCGGCAAATCGCCGATTTTCTGCGCGGAGCCGAACTTATCATCCACAACGCCAAGTTCGATGTGGGCTTTCTCGATATGGAGTTCGGCCGCATGGGGCTGCCCACCGTAGAAGAGCTGGGCTGCAAAGTAACCGACACTCTCGGCATGGCGCGGGAAATGTTTCCCGGCCAAAAAGCCAGCCTCGATGCCTTGTGTACCCGCTTTGATGTCGACCGCAGCAAACGCGTATTCCACGGCGCCCTGATCGACTGCGAACTGCTCGGCGAAGTGTATCTCGCCATGACGCGCGGCCAGTTCGACCTGATGGCCGATCACGGAGGAGAAGCCGGCGGCAGCTACGCCGCCGCCAAAATCCAACGCCCCGCGCATTTGAAAGTGTTGGGCGCAAACGAAACCGAGCTGGCCGCGCACGAAGCCTATCTCGACACGCTTGACAAAATCACCGAAGGCAAATGCGTATGGCGAACGGAGGCAGACGCGTGA
- the truA gene encoding tRNA pseudouridine(38-40) synthase TruA, whose amino-acid sequence MPADTELSSPPPSAGTQRWALMLAYNGKGFHGWQKQKQADGLVTVQEVLEYALGQIAGERIHTVVAGRTDAGVHAAAQVVHFDTTADRPAQAWVRGVNTHLPKEVAVWHAQPVDPRFHARFDAFGRRYRYVLLSASVRNPLLAGRVGWVCRPLNMEKMRQAAAMLVGEHDFSSFRAAECQAKSPVKTLYSASLSGTPELMKLDLHGNAFLHHMVRNIMGALVYVGDGRLSVPGFADLMAARSRKHAPPTLMPDGLYLTGVDYPPEWGVATPPVPEWLW is encoded by the coding sequence ATGCCAGCCGATACCGAACTTTCCAGCCCGCCGCCTTCAGCCGGAACTCAGCGCTGGGCGCTGATGCTTGCCTATAACGGCAAAGGTTTCCACGGCTGGCAGAAGCAAAAACAGGCCGACGGTTTGGTTACGGTGCAGGAAGTGTTGGAATACGCGCTCGGGCAGATTGCGGGCGAGCGCATTCACACCGTGGTGGCGGGGCGGACCGATGCCGGCGTGCACGCAGCCGCGCAAGTGGTGCATTTCGACACCACGGCTGACCGCCCCGCGCAGGCGTGGGTGAGGGGGGTGAACACACACCTGCCCAAAGAAGTGGCCGTTTGGCATGCGCAACCTGTTGACCCGCGCTTTCACGCCCGTTTCGACGCATTCGGCCGCCGCTACCGTTATGTGCTGCTGTCGGCCTCGGTGCGCAATCCCCTGCTGGCAGGCAGGGTAGGCTGGGTATGCAGGCCGCTGAATATGGAAAAAATGCGGCAGGCCGCGGCCATGCTGGTGGGCGAACATGATTTTTCCAGCTTCCGCGCGGCCGAATGCCAAGCCAAATCCCCCGTGAAAACCCTGTATAGCGCAAGCTTGAGCGGCACGCCCGAACTGATGAAGCTCGATTTGCACGGCAACGCCTTTCTGCACCATATGGTGCGCAACATCATGGGCGCACTGGTGTATGTGGGCGACGGCCGCCTCAGCGTGCCGGGGTTTGCCGATTTGATGGCGGCGCGCAGCCGCAAACACGCCCCGCCCACGCTGATGCCCGACGGCCTTTATCTGACGGGGGTGGACTATCCGCCCGAATGGGGCGTGGCCACCCCGCCCGTGCCCGAATGGTTGTGGTAA
- the gltS gene encoding sodium/glutamate symporter translates to MEWVFNSYYTLIAATVVLLVGRLMVAKIKFLQDFNIPEPVAGGLVAAAILYALHAIYGVSFKFEKPLQDAFMLIFFTSIGLSADFSRLKAGGFPLVIFTAIVGSFIMVQNTVGVGLASLFGLDPLIGLITGSITLTGGHGTAGAWGPDFEKNFGLTGATGLGMAAATFGLVAGGLIGGPVARRLINKMGRKPLDEAAVKAQAAVYDDDDPGKSTDDLFEHPEQTRLITANSAVETLAMFAACLAFAEIMDGFDSEYLKPFYLDLPKFVWALFGGVILRNILTSVFKFNMFDRAIDVFGNASLSLFLAMALLNLKLWELTGLAGPVTVILLVQTVVMMLYATFVTYVLMGRNYDSAVLAAGHCGFGLGATPTAVANMQSVTERFGPSHKAFLIVPMVGAFFVDFINVFILTGFVNFLK, encoded by the coding sequence ATGGAATGGGTTTTTAACAGTTACTACACGTTAATTGCCGCCACCGTTGTGCTGCTGGTCGGCAGGCTGATGGTGGCGAAAATCAAGTTTTTGCAGGATTTCAACATCCCCGAGCCGGTGGCCGGCGGCCTGGTGGCGGCGGCCATATTGTATGCGCTGCACGCCATCTACGGCGTGAGCTTCAAATTCGAGAAGCCGCTGCAAGATGCGTTTATGCTGATTTTCTTCACCTCTATCGGCCTGAGCGCCGACTTTTCGCGCCTGAAAGCGGGCGGCTTCCCGCTGGTGATCTTCACCGCCATCGTCGGCTCTTTTATCATGGTTCAAAACACCGTTGGCGTCGGCCTGGCCAGTCTGTTCGGCCTCGACCCGCTGATCGGCCTGATTACCGGCTCGATTACCTTAACGGGCGGCCACGGCACGGCAGGCGCATGGGGGCCGGATTTCGAGAAAAACTTCGGCTTAACCGGCGCAACCGGCTTAGGCATGGCTGCCGCCACGTTCGGCCTGGTGGCCGGCGGCCTGATCGGCGGCCCGGTTGCCCGTCGCCTGATCAACAAGATGGGGCGCAAACCGTTAGACGAAGCCGCCGTTAAAGCCCAAGCCGCCGTTTACGACGACGACGATCCCGGCAAAAGCACCGACGATCTGTTCGAACACCCCGAGCAAACCCGCCTGATTACCGCCAATTCGGCGGTAGAAACGCTGGCCATGTTCGCCGCCTGCCTGGCCTTCGCCGAAATCATGGACGGCTTCGACAGCGAATACCTCAAACCGTTTTATCTCGACCTGCCCAAATTCGTGTGGGCGCTGTTCGGCGGCGTGATTCTGCGCAATATTTTAACCAGCGTGTTCAAATTCAATATGTTCGACCGCGCTATCGACGTATTCGGCAACGCTTCGCTGTCGCTGTTTCTGGCCATGGCGCTGCTCAACCTCAAACTGTGGGAGTTAACCGGCCTTGCCGGCCCCGTAACCGTTATCCTGCTGGTGCAAACCGTGGTGATGATGCTTTACGCCACCTTCGTTACCTATGTTTTGATGGGGCGCAATTACGATTCGGCCGTGCTGGCCGCCGGCCACTGCGGTTTCGGCCTCGGCGCCACCCCCACCGCCGTTGCCAATATGCAGTCGGTAACCGAACGCTTCGGCCCTTCGCACAAAGCCTTTCTGATTGTGCCTATGGTGGGCGCGTTTTTCGTTGACTTCATCAACGTTTTCATCCTCACCGGTTTTGTAAACTTCCTCAAATAA
- a CDS encoding lysozyme inhibitor LprI family protein, producing the protein MYKKLLTFSLIAAALAACGERDTKQENASLACDSPAVVQNVRTNIQEIIKQEAQRFARNDTRQFIDADKIIAAATQLNIQLDGPAEENQNGRPVCKANLSIQIPADILNTAQTNSPLVYGANSNITQLIQERITGSTLTYDKGLFTRPLQYTTAEADGQTTVNYEDNAITVTAQNVTSALLPYGVKSILMINGQPVRLEDALNAGVQAFPEPPQADPQDILDNNAASSTFGEENASAPETLTPEPPRSEITFSAGELEQAKNNNQSADREINMVWNSIDQNIQKELINEQRSWIQSKNTNCRQAAAQAESNLQAEYLRLQCDTRMTRERSQYLRGYTIN; encoded by the coding sequence ATGTATAAAAAGCTGCTCACTTTTTCCCTGATTGCCGCTGCCCTGGCCGCCTGCGGCGAGCGCGACACCAAACAGGAAAACGCCTCGCTGGCCTGCGACAGCCCGGCCGTGGTTCAAAACGTGCGCACCAACATCCAAGAAATCATCAAACAGGAAGCGCAGCGCTTCGCCCGCAACGACACCCGCCAGTTTATCGACGCCGATAAAATCATCGCCGCCGCCACCCAGCTCAACATACAGCTCGACGGCCCCGCCGAAGAAAACCAAAACGGCCGCCCCGTCTGCAAAGCCAACCTGAGCATACAGATTCCCGCCGACATTCTGAACACAGCCCAAACCAACAGCCCGCTGGTTTACGGCGCCAACAGCAACATCACCCAACTGATTCAGGAGCGCATCACCGGCAGCACCCTCACCTATGACAAGGGGCTGTTCACCCGCCCGCTTCAATACACCACCGCCGAAGCCGACGGCCAAACCACCGTTAATTATGAAGACAACGCCATCACCGTAACCGCCCAAAACGTTACCAGCGCGCTGCTGCCCTACGGCGTAAAAAGCATTCTGATGATCAACGGCCAGCCCGTGAGGCTTGAAGACGCGCTGAACGCCGGAGTGCAAGCCTTCCCCGAACCGCCGCAGGCCGACCCGCAGGATATACTCGACAACAACGCCGCCAGCAGCACTTTCGGCGAAGAAAACGCCAGCGCGCCCGAAACCCTGACCCCCGAACCGCCCCGCAGCGAAATCACGTTTTCGGCAGGCGAATTGGAGCAGGCGAAAAACAACAACCAATCGGCCGACCGCGAAATCAACATGGTGTGGAACAGCATCGACCAAAACATTCAAAAAGAGCTGATTAACGAACAACGCAGCTGGATCCAAAGCAAAAACACCAACTGCCGCCAAGCCGCCGCCCAAGCCGAAAGCAACCTGCAAGCCGAATACCTGCGCCTGCAATGCGACACGCGCATGACCCGCGAACGCAGCCAGTACCTGCGCGGTTATACGATTAACTAA
- a CDS encoding DASS family sodium-coupled anion symporter — translation MSDKLGFKPLPAAIAVGLALLIWFVVPVPEGVTPQAWHLLAMFVGVIAAIIGKAMPIGALSMVAIMLVALTGVTAEKPADAVKDALSSFANPLIWLIGVAIMISRGILKTGLGARIGYYFISLFGKKTMGIGYSLALSELLLAPVTPSNTARGGGIIHPVMKAIAASYDSDPEKGTQGRIGKYLALVNYHSNPITSAMFITATAPNPLVVDIIAKATNSDIHLSWGTWALAMLLPGLAALVLMPLVLYFIYPPEIKETPNAAQFAKEKLAEQGPMNRGEKIMLAIFAVLLILWAGIPAMIFGKAFAVDATTTAFIGLSLLLLSGVLTWDDVLKEKSAWDTVTWFAALVMMATFLNKLGLIAWFSGVLEGGIAHLGLGWAGASALLVLAYMYAHYMFASTTAHITAMLGAFYAAGLSLGAPPMLFALIMAAASSIMMTLTHYATGTSPVIFGSGYTTLAEWWKAGFVMSVVNLLIFVVIGGIWWKVLGYW, via the coding sequence ATGAGCGATAAACTCGGCTTCAAACCGCTGCCTGCTGCGATTGCGGTGGGCTTGGCGCTGTTGATTTGGTTTGTGGTGCCTGTGCCCGAAGGTGTTACGCCACAGGCTTGGCATCTGCTGGCGATGTTTGTGGGCGTGATTGCGGCGATTATCGGCAAAGCCATGCCGATTGGCGCGCTTTCTATGGTGGCAATTATGCTGGTGGCGCTGACCGGCGTAACCGCCGAGAAACCCGCCGATGCGGTTAAAGACGCATTGAGCAGCTTCGCCAACCCGTTGATCTGGTTGATCGGTGTGGCGATTATGATTTCGCGCGGTATTCTCAAAACCGGCTTGGGCGCACGCATCGGCTATTATTTTATTTCGCTGTTCGGCAAGAAAACCATGGGTATCGGCTACAGTTTGGCGCTTTCCGAGTTGCTGCTGGCACCGGTTACGCCGAGCAACACCGCGCGCGGCGGCGGCATCATCCACCCGGTGATGAAAGCGATTGCCGCCAGTTACGATTCCGACCCGGAAAAAGGCACGCAGGGGCGTATCGGCAAATATCTGGCGCTGGTGAACTACCACAGCAACCCGATTACTTCGGCGATGTTTATCACCGCCACCGCGCCTAACCCGCTGGTGGTGGACATTATTGCCAAAGCCACCAATTCCGATATCCATTTGAGCTGGGGCACCTGGGCGCTGGCGATGCTGCTGCCGGGTTTGGCCGCACTGGTGCTGATGCCGCTGGTGCTCTATTTCATCTACCCGCCCGAAATCAAAGAAACGCCCAATGCGGCGCAGTTTGCCAAAGAAAAATTGGCCGAGCAGGGGCCAATGAACCGCGGCGAAAAAATCATGTTGGCGATTTTCGCCGTGCTGCTGATTTTATGGGCCGGCATTCCGGCGATGATTTTCGGCAAAGCCTTCGCCGTTGACGCCACCACCACCGCCTTTATCGGCTTGAGCCTACTGCTGCTCTCGGGTGTGCTCACTTGGGACGACGTGTTGAAGGAAAAAAGTGCGTGGGACACGGTTACCTGGTTTGCCGCGCTGGTGATGATGGCCACTTTCTTAAACAAACTCGGCCTGATTGCCTGGTTTTCCGGCGTGCTCGAAGGCGGCATCGCCCACTTGGGCTTGGGCTGGGCGGGCGCATCGGCGCTGCTGGTGTTGGCCTATATGTATGCCCACTATATGTTTGCCAGCACCACCGCCCACATCACCGCCATGCTCGGCGCCTTTTATGCCGCCGGCCTGTCGCTGGGCGCGCCGCCGATGTTGTTTGCGCTGATTATGGCCGCCGCTTCCAGCATCATGATGACGCTTACCCACTACGCCACGGGTACATCGCCGGTGATTTTCGGCTCGGGTTACACCACGCTGGCCGAATGGTGGAAAGCCGGTTTTGTGATGAGCGTGGTTAATCTGCTGATTTTTGTGGTAATCGGCGGGATTTGGTGGAAAGTGTTGGGTTATTGGTAA
- a CDS encoding 5'-methylthioadenosine/adenosylhomocysteine nucleosidase, with translation MPEKQVCNTVAVIGAMEQEIELLKNSMEHAVTETFGRFTVHRGTLGGKKMVLALSGIGKANAAAVTALVAGHFSPDCVINTGSAGGIGAGLKVGDVVIGTQVAHHDVDVTAFGYALGQVPQLPAVFESDAALAEAAGAAAAAFEGAAVYRGLIVSGDQFVHSSEKTAFIRRNFSGVQAVEMEAAAIAQTCFQLNVPFVVVRAVSDAADEKADISFDEFLQTASVNSARMVMGIVSGL, from the coding sequence ATGCCCGAAAAACAAGTATGCAACACCGTGGCGGTTATCGGTGCGATGGAGCAGGAAATCGAGCTGTTGAAAAACAGCATGGAGCATGCCGTTACCGAAACGTTCGGCAGGTTTACGGTTCACCGCGGCACGTTGGGCGGCAAAAAGATGGTGCTGGCGTTGAGCGGCATCGGCAAGGCCAATGCGGCGGCGGTTACGGCGCTGGTGGCCGGTCATTTTTCGCCCGACTGCGTGATCAACACCGGCAGCGCGGGCGGCATCGGTGCGGGTTTGAAAGTGGGCGACGTGGTTATCGGCACGCAGGTGGCGCACCATGATGTGGACGTTACCGCCTTCGGCTATGCTTTGGGGCAGGTGCCGCAGTTGCCTGCCGTTTTCGAGAGTGATGCGGCTTTGGCGGAGGCGGCCGGTGCGGCGGCTGCGGCGTTTGAGGGTGCGGCGGTGTACCGCGGCTTAATCGTGAGCGGCGACCAGTTTGTGCACAGCAGCGAAAAAACGGCGTTTATCCGCCGGAATTTTTCGGGCGTGCAGGCGGTGGAAATGGAAGCGGCGGCCATTGCGCAAACCTGTTTCCAGCTGAACGTGCCGTTTGTGGTGGTGCGCGCGGTGTCGGATGCGGCTGACGAAAAAGCCGACATCAGTTTCGACGAATTTTTGCAAACGGCATCGGTTAATTCTGCCCGTATGGTGATGGGCATCGTTAGCGGTTTGTAA
- a CDS encoding PilT/PilU family type 4a pilus ATPase, whose product MNENPLPAKEEIYSLLKTLNKYKGSDLFITANFPPAMKLDGKITRITETPLTPERCMEIAFSIMSPKQMDEFMNTNECNFAISLPDTSRFRVNAMVQRGATALVFRTITSNIPKFETLNLPPVLQKIAMQKRGLVIFVGGTGSGKSTSLASMIDYRNENSHDHIITIEDPIEFVHQHKNCIITQREVGVDTENWFAALKNTLRQAPDVILIGEIRDRETMDYAIAFAETGHLCMATLHANSTNQALDRIINFFPEERRVQLLTDLSLNLQAFISQRLVPREGGKGRVAAVEVLLNSPLIAELIHNGDVHSIKEIMKKSQSMGMQTFDQALYELYENGHISFQDAIKNADSAHDLRLDIQLRSRRAQNAGPDLELI is encoded by the coding sequence ATGAACGAGAATCCGCTGCCGGCCAAAGAAGAAATCTATTCATTACTGAAAACACTCAACAAATACAAAGGCTCCGACCTTTTCATCACCGCCAACTTTCCGCCGGCCATGAAGCTCGACGGCAAAATCACGCGCATCACCGAAACACCGCTCACGCCCGAGCGCTGTATGGAAATCGCCTTTTCGATTATGTCGCCCAAACAGATGGACGAATTCATGAACACCAACGAGTGCAACTTCGCCATCAGCCTGCCCGACACCAGCCGTTTCCGCGTCAACGCCATGGTTCAGCGCGGTGCCACCGCTCTCGTGTTCCGCACCATCACCAGCAATATCCCCAAATTTGAAACGCTCAACCTGCCGCCCGTTTTGCAGAAAATCGCCATGCAGAAACGCGGCCTGGTCATTTTCGTGGGCGGCACCGGTTCGGGCAAATCCACCTCGCTGGCCTCGATGATCGACTACCGCAACGAAAACAGCCACGACCACATCATCACCATCGAAGACCCCATCGAATTCGTGCACCAGCACAAAAACTGCATCATCACCCAGCGCGAAGTGGGCGTGGACACCGAAAACTGGTTCGCCGCCCTGAAAAACACCCTCCGCCAAGCTCCCGACGTGATACTGATCGGCGAAATCCGCGACCGCGAAACGATGGACTACGCCATCGCCTTTGCCGAAACCGGCCACCTGTGCATGGCCACCCTGCACGCCAACAGCACCAACCAGGCACTCGACCGCATCATCAACTTCTTCCCCGAAGAACGCCGCGTGCAGCTGCTTACCGACCTGTCGCTCAACCTGCAAGCCTTCATCTCGCAGCGTCTGGTTCCGCGCGAGGGCGGCAAAGGCCGCGTGGCCGCTGTGGAAGTGCTGCTCAACTCGCCGCTGATTGCCGAACTGATCCACAACGGCGACGTGCACTCGATTAAAGAAATCATGAAAAAATCGCAGAGCATGGGCATGCAAACCTTCGACCAAGCCTTATACGAGCTGTATGAAAACGGCCATATCAGCTTTCAAGACGCCATCAAAAACGCCGATTCCGCCCACGACCTGCGCCTCGACATCCAACTGCGCAGCCGCCGCGCACAAAACGCCGGGCCGGATCTGGAGCTGATTTAA
- the tig gene encoding trigger factor, with translation MSVTVETLENLERKVVLSLPWSEINAETDKRLQQTQRRVKIDGFRPGKAPLKMVASMYGASVQNDVLNELVQKAFYDVAVAQNLKVAGFPRFEGIEEQDDENSFKIAAVFEVFPEITVGDLSAQEVEKVTAEVGDAEVDKTVEILRKQRTRFDHVEREAQNGDRVIIDFEGKIDGTPFDGGSAQNYPFVLGNGQMLPEFEAGVLGLKEGESKDVEVTFPEDYHGKDVAGKTAVFTIGLKNVSAPTLPEVDEQFAKALGIADGDVAKMREEVRKNVAREVARRTESQTKDSVMEALLKATEVQLPKVLVDDEAARLADEMKQNFVNQGMADAANLNLPADMFKEQAERRVALGLILAKLVDDNKLEPTEEQIKAVVSDFAESYEDPQEVIDWYFADKQRLQGPTSLAVEANVVEFVLSKAKVNEKVLSFDEVMGAQA, from the coding sequence ATGAGCGTAACTGTAGAAACTTTAGAAAACCTGGAACGCAAAGTAGTGTTGTCTCTGCCGTGGAGCGAAATCAACGCAGAAACCGACAAACGCTTGCAGCAAACCCAACGCCGCGTGAAAATCGACGGTTTCCGCCCGGGCAAAGCGCCGCTGAAAATGGTGGCTTCCATGTATGGCGCAAGCGTGCAAAATGATGTGCTCAACGAGCTTGTGCAAAAAGCATTCTACGATGTTGCCGTTGCCCAAAACCTGAAAGTGGCCGGCTTCCCCCGCTTTGAAGGCATCGAAGAGCAAGACGACGAAAACAGCTTCAAAATCGCCGCCGTGTTCGAAGTGTTCCCCGAAATCACCGTAGGCGATTTGTCTGCCCAGGAAGTAGAGAAAGTAACCGCTGAAGTGGGCGACGCCGAAGTGGACAAAACCGTTGAAATCCTGCGCAAACAGCGCACCCGATTCGACCACGTCGAGCGCGAAGCCCAAAACGGCGACCGCGTGATTATCGACTTCGAAGGCAAAATCGACGGCACCCCGTTCGACGGCGGCAGCGCGCAAAACTATCCCTTCGTTTTGGGTAACGGCCAAATGCTGCCCGAATTCGAAGCCGGCGTATTGGGCCTGAAAGAAGGCGAAAGCAAAGACGTTGAAGTAACCTTCCCCGAAGACTACCACGGCAAAGACGTGGCCGGTAAAACCGCCGTGTTCACCATCGGCCTGAAAAACGTATCCGCCCCCACCCTGCCCGAAGTGGATGAGCAATTCGCCAAAGCCTTGGGCATCGCCGACGGCGACGTAGCCAAAATGCGCGAAGAAGTGCGCAAAAACGTGGCCCGCGAAGTGGCGCGCCGCACCGAGAGCCAAACCAAAGATTCGGTGATGGAAGCCCTGCTGAAAGCCACCGAAGTGCAACTGCCCAAAGTGTTGGTTGACGACGAAGCCGCCCGCCTGGCCGACGAAATGAAACAGAATTTCGTCAACCAAGGCATGGCCGATGCCGCCAACCTGAACCTGCCTGCCGATATGTTCAAAGAGCAGGCCGAACGCCGCGTGGCTTTGGGTCTGATTTTGGCCAAACTGGTCGACGATAACAAACTGGAGCCGACCGAAGAGCAAATCAAAGCCGTGGTAAGCGATTTCGCCGAAAGCTACGAAGACCCGCAGGAAGTTATCGACTGGTATTTCGCCGACAAACAGCGCCTGCAAGGCCCCACTTCCCTGGCCGTTGAAGCCAACGTGGTGGAATTCGTGCTGAGCAAAGCCAAAGTAAACGAAAAAGTTTTGTCTTTCGACGAAGTGATGGGCGCACAGGCCTAA
- the clpP gene encoding ATP-dependent Clp endopeptidase proteolytic subunit ClpP gives MIPDIRNGYLVPTVIEQSGRGERAFDIYSRLLKERIVFLVGPVNDDSANLVVAQLLFLESENPDKDIFLYINSPGGSVTAGMSIYDTMNFIKPDVSTLCLGQAASMGAFLLSAGTKGKRFALPNSRVMIHQPLISGGLGGQASDIEIHARELLKLKDKLNRLLAQHSGQDLAKVERDTDRDNYMSAEEAKEYGLIDQVLTDRAGITTP, from the coding sequence ATGATTCCCGATATCCGCAACGGCTACCTGGTGCCCACCGTTATCGAACAAAGCGGTCGCGGCGAGCGCGCTTTCGATATTTATTCGCGCCTGCTCAAAGAGCGTATCGTGTTTCTGGTGGGGCCGGTCAACGACGACAGCGCCAATCTGGTGGTGGCGCAACTGCTGTTTTTGGAAAGCGAAAACCCCGATAAAGATATTTTTCTGTATATCAACTCGCCCGGCGGTTCGGTAACTGCGGGCATGTCGATTTACGATACCATGAATTTCATCAAGCCCGACGTTTCCACCCTGTGCTTGGGCCAGGCCGCCAGCATGGGGGCGTTTCTGCTGTCGGCAGGCACTAAAGGCAAACGCTTCGCCCTGCCCAACAGCCGCGTGATGATACACCAGCCGCTGATCAGCGGCGGCTTGGGCGGTCAGGCTTCCGATATCGAAATCCACGCCCGCGAGCTTTTGAAACTGAAAGACAAACTCAACCGCCTGCTGGCGCAACACAGCGGCCAGGACTTGGCCAAGGTAGAGCGCGACACCGACCGCGATAACTATATGTCGGCAGAAGAGGCGAAAGAATACGGCCTGATCGATCAAGTGTTGACCGACCGCGCCGGCATCACCACACCGTAA